The proteins below are encoded in one region of Saccopteryx leptura isolate mSacLep1 chromosome 1, mSacLep1_pri_phased_curated, whole genome shotgun sequence:
- the TMEM52B gene encoding transmembrane protein 52B encodes MGVRAHAVLAFALVYFIQLPQARCEENCVSSEHCLTTDWVHLWYIWLLVVIGALLLLCGLTSVCFRCCLSRRQNREIDEGRPPYEVTVIAFDHDNTLQSTITSLQSVFGPAARRILAVAHSHSSLGQLPSSMDTLPGYEEAVHMSRFTVARCGQKAPDLPSVPEEKQLPSTEKESPRIEHSSH; translated from the exons CTCCCTCAGGCAAGATGCGAGGAGAACTGTGTCAGTTCTGAACA ttGCCTGACGACAGATTGGGTACATCTCTGGTATATATG GTTGCTGGTAGTAATCGGTgcgctgcttctcctgtgtggcctgacgtCTGTGTGCTTCCGCTGTTGTCTGAGTCGCCGGCAAAATCGGGAAATCGATGAGGGCCGGCCACCCTATGAAGTGACAGTCATCGCTTTTGATCATGATAACACTCTCCAGAGCACGATCACTT CCCTGCAGTCAGTGTTCGGCCCTGCGGCGCGGAGAATCCTGGCGGTGGCCCACTCCCACAGCTCCCTGGGCCAGCTGCCCTCCTCCATGGACACGCTCCCAGGGTATGAGGAAGCTGTTCACATGAGCCGCTTCACTGTCGCAAGGTGTGGGCAGAAAGCACCTGACCTACCCTCAGTGCCAGAAGAAAAGCAGCTGCCTTCAACAGAGAAGGAGTCTCCTCGGATAGAACACTCTTCACATTGA